Proteins from a genomic interval of Yarrowia lipolytica chromosome 1E, complete sequence:
- a CDS encoding uncharacterized protein (Compare to YALI0E17215g, some similarities with uniprot|P32338 Saccharomyces cerevisiae YGR044c RME1 zinc-finger transcription factor), producing the protein MYSSDFNFDTAYPPQTEYSKQDDCLGYMPITPPYLDWSSLTFPPVECAPIADNVLPEEPSEPSDVSSSSGEESPYFFDEYCTIPSLVDQLKENPNIWAMANTVKKGAYVCSHCTKQGTPVKFKTMVDFATHLDSHSHDRSCKCADTKCPWSIVGFSTRSEMRRHTNSVHRQTPFTCKICDRGFVREDSLKRHVKLLHISPLKTRRKSA; encoded by the coding sequence ATGTATTCATCCGACTTCAACTTTGACACGGCATATCCGCCACAGACTGAATATTCCAAACAAGACGACTGTCTGGGATACATGCCCATCACCCCTCCTTACCTGGACTGGAGCTCGCTGACATTCCCGCCGGTTGAATGCGCACCCATCGCCGATAACGTGCTCCCGGAAGAACCCTCGGAGCCCTCGGAcgtgtcttcttcttccggAGAAGAAAGCCCCTACTTTTTCGACGAATACTGCACCATTCCCTCTCTGGTCGACCAGCTCAAAGAAAACCCCAACATTTGGGCCATGGCAAACACCGTCAAGAAAGGAGCCTACGTGTGTAGCCACTGCACTAAGCAGGGCACCCCCGTCAAGTTCAAAACCATGGTCGACTTTGCCACCCACCTCGACTCGCATTCTCATGACCGAAGCTGCAAATGCGCCGACACAAAATGTCCCTGGTCCATTGTGGGCTTCTCTACTCGATCGGAAATGCGAAGACACACAAACTCGGTCCATCGACAAACACCCTTCACATGCAAAATCTGTGACCGCGGGTTTGTACGAGAAGACTCTCTCAAACGGCATGTCAAATTACTCCACATTTCTCCCCTCAAAACCAGACGAAAGAGTGCCTGA
- a CDS encoding uncharacterized protein (Compare to YALI0E17281g, similar to uniprot|Q12335 Saccharomyces cerevisiae YDR032c PST2 (Protoplast secreted protein 2 precursor) and Phanerochaete chrysosporium 1 4-benzoquinone reductase), translating into MAPRIAIVYYTMYGHIRQLAVAIKEGIEQAGGTADLFLVPETLSEEMLAKMGAPPKPNDPLVTNAILTEYDAFLFGIPTRFGNFPAQWKALWDRTGGLWANGSLYGKFAGIFVSTGTPGGGQETTAADALSTLVHHGMLYVPLGYKPAFAELTSLEEVHGGSPWGSGTFTGGDGSRNPSKLELDIARIQGRAFYDIVTRK; encoded by the coding sequence ATGGCCCCCAGAATCGCAATTGTCTACTACACCATGTACGGCCACATCCGGCAGCTTGCCgtggccatcaaggagggGATTGAACAGGCTGGAGGCACTGCAGACCTGTTTCTGGTGCCAGAGACCCTATCAGAAGAAATGCTGGCCAAGATGggagctcctccaaagCCCAACGACCCGCTGGTGACAAACGCGATTCTCACCGAGTACGACGCGTTTCTGTTTGGAATCCCCACACGGTTCGGCAACTTCCCAGCCCAATGGAAGGCCCTGTGGGACAGAACAGGAGGCCTGTGGGCCAATGGATCTCTGTACGGCAAGTTTGCAGGCATTTTCGTGTCGACAGGTACCCCTGGAGGCGGCCAGGAAACCACAGCAGCCGACGCTCTGTCCACTCTGGTTCATCACGGCATGTTGTACGTGCCTCTGGGCTACAAACCGGCCTTTGCCGAACTCACCAGTCTCGAAGAAGTGCACGGAGGCTCTCCATGGGGATCTGGAACGTTCACgggaggagatggaagtCGAAACCCTTCGAAATTGGAGCTCGACATTGCCCGTATTCAGGGCCGGGCCTTTTATGACATTGTTACTAGAAAATAG
- a CDS encoding uncharacterized protein (Compare to YALI0E17303g, weakly similar to uniprot|CAD60707 Podospora anserina CAD60707) has protein sequence MKLIYPLVALLPLAMAQEPLMGDLIAQADKYLSERAFDQALDSYDKALERQKSQGDDAVEDPVELSRVMYRRGTVLLLKDKQQLALDDFEAALALNPKMHKASIKIAEALLRQGEFLKSIQRLEPLTDLKGMDERDRKRIMEGANSGLVNTEAAAKAYQSILESQDKEQPIDKMHAESCILHATEALKVAKKSITLHKYKANCHLALGQAQSALVDLSYLQVANPADVQLAQEMAQIYFYMLYEPDKALQQIRQKCLRQDPENKTCGRLAKEIRKRDKVLKPGLALLDSKRDRKPADPLYERLFKEWVEEGLFDDIVRDTRVFMDALTIAPIDRINNLGSVSNLVGSMEEVLCEAYSKQTQKKANKPPASRAVFCDLVSRRDEHFVPAVMLKANKLVDEEQFEQADAILSEQVQYWQSLGDSHKVQLLRNRQQEVAVLLKQSKSKDYYKILGIARDATEKDIKKGYRTQSKLYHPDKYKGDLDDTAVERKMAEINEAYEILSDPQKKAAFDNGGEFDGQGQHQPQNPFGGGGGGFQFQQGGGGFDFAAMFQEQMKQQARQGQGRGGGGGGQHFQHGFRF, from the coding sequence ATGAAACTGATCTATCCGCTGGTAGCGCTACTACCGCTGGCGATGGCGCAGGAGCCGCTCATGGGCGACCTCATTGCCCAGGCAGACAAGTATCTGTCCGAACGAGCCTTTGACCAGGCGCTGGATTCTTACGACAAGGCGCTAGAACGACAAAAGTCGCAGGGCGACGACGCCGTGGAGGACCCCGTGGAGCTCTCGCGAGTCATGTACCGACGAGGAacggtgctgctgctcaaagACAAGCAACagctggctctggacgACTTTGAAGCAGCCCTGGCCCTCAACCCCAAGATGCACAAGGCCTCCATCAAGATTGCAGAGGCGTTGTTGCGACAGGGCGAGTTTCTCAAGTCGATCCAGCGCCTCGAGCCCCTTACAGATCTCAAGGGCATGGACGAGAGAGACCGAAAACGGATCATGGAGGGTGCCAACAGTGGCTTGGTGAACACCGAAGCCGCAGCCAAGGCCTACCAGTCGATCCTGGAGTcccaggacaaggagcagcCCATTGACAAGATGCACGCCGAGTCGTGTATTCTTCACGCAACCGAGGCCCTCAAGGTGGCTAAAAAGTCAATCACATTACACAAATACAAGGCCAACTGTCACTTGGCTCTGGGCCAGGCCCAGTCCGCACTGGTCGACCTGTCTTACTTGCAAGTGGCAAACCCTGCAGACGTGCAGCTGGCCCAGGAGATGGCCCAGATCTACTTTTACATGCTGTACGAGCCCGACAAGGCGCTACAGCAGATTCGACAAAAGTGTCTGCGTCAGGATCCCGAAAACAAAACGTGTGGACGGCTGGCCAAGGAAATTCGAAAGCGAGACAAGGTGCTGAAGCCCGGCCTGGCTCTTTTGGACAGTAAAAGAGACAGAAAGCCTGCTGATCCTCTCTATGAGCGACTGTTTAAGGAGTGGGTTGAAGAGGGTCTGTTTGACGACATTGTGCGAGACACCAGGGTATTCATGGATGCTCTAACCATTGCTCCTATTGATCGAATTAATAATCTCGGCTCTGTTTCCAATCTCGTGGGTAgcatggaggaggtgctTTGTGAGGCGTACTCCAAGCAGACCCAGAAGAAAGCCAACAAGCCCCCTGCATCGCGGGCTGTTTTCTGCGATCTTGTTTCTCGACGAGACGAGCATTTTGTTCCTGCAGTCATGCTTAAGGCCAACAAGCTGGTTGACGAGGAGCAGTTTGAGCAGGCTGATGCGATCCTATCCGAGCAGGTTCAGTACTGGCAGTCCCTAGGTGACAGCCACAAGGTGCAGCTGCTTCGAAACCGGCAGCAGGAGGTGGCTGTGCTTCTCAAGCAGTCAAAGTCCAAGGACTACTACAAGATTCTGGGTATTGCACGAGACGCTACCGAAAAGGACATCAAGAAGGGATACCGAACACAATCCAAGCTGTACCATCctgacaagtacaagggcGATCTGGACGATACTGCTGTGGAGCGAAAGATGGCTGAAATTAACGAAGCATACGAGATTCTGTCTGACCCTCAAAAGAAGGCTGCGTTTGATAACGGAGGCGAGTTTGATGGTCAGGGCCAGCATCAGCCCCAGAACCCCTTTGGAGGCGGGGGTGGAGGCTTCCAGTTCcaacaaggtggaggaggttttGATTTCGCTGCCATGTTCCAGGAACAGATGAAGCAGCAGGCTCGACAGGGGCAAGGTcgtggaggtggaggaggaggccagcACTTTCAGCACGGCTTCCGGTTTTAA
- a CDS encoding uncharacterized protein (Compare to YALI0E17325g, similar to Saccharomyces cerevisiae SDS24 (YBR214W) and SDS23 (YGL056C); ancestral locus Anc_6.107, some similarities with uniprot|P38314 Saccharomyces cerevisiae YBR214w SDS24), with translation MDKENASVEKAPTTPSLAVPAPSQASPQSPQAALSPSNSSIQATFARARKGSHASQMERPNNRDFAIPASPTVGESSIAELVTAPPAVTPSRSRSSSAASNNQAAMSPVFPAYDDSNAKHYRRWEDDRLDLMVQPDKLVFVEGDTPVEKAFDKLVENHFTSLPVRTAPEHKSVSHSFDYADLNAYLLLVMGYVDAADTTPEALENVKKARSGQPVPVNFVAGLGAKDPFICVPRDSTLATAVEILGSGVHRFAVTEGPASDAVIGILSQRRTVRYIWENGRLFKTLEPLFQTPLTDLGLAQPNPNVLTIGGDEYVIAALRKMNAQNVSSLAVVDASNNLLGNISVVDVRLVSKSSQSHLLKATCAHFLSVILNARGLEDGKDSFPVFHVTPQTSYGRTIAKMVATNAHRLWVVQPDVPSPQPSTPSGQPASKTHGPSHHAAHNGKLIGVVSLTDILNVLGRHAGNSDLDPHFARRNRRRSSSSSVRSRSSYEQFRRSISIDRGQR, from the coding sequence ATGGACAAAGAAAACGCCTCAGTGGAAAAGGCCCCCACCACCCCGTCTTTGGCGGTCCCTGCTCCTTCCCAGGCTTCCCCCCAATCGCCCCAGGCAGCTCTATCGCCGTCCAACTCGTCCATTCAAGCCACCTTTGCCCGCGCACGAAAAGGCAGTCACGCTTCTCAGATGGAACGCCCCAACAACCGCGACTTTGCCATTCCAGCCTCCCCCACCGTGGGCGAGTCGTCCATTGCAGAGCTGGTGACGGCACCACCGGCAGTGACGCCCTCCCGGTCCCGATCGTCGTCGGCAGCCTCCAACAACCAGGCCGCCATGTCGCCTGTGTTCCCGGCTTACGACGACTCCAACGCAAAGCACTACCGCCGATGGGAAGACGACCGATTGGATCTCATGGTGCAGCCCGACAAgctggtgtttgtggagggAGATACGCCCGTGGAAAAGGCGTTCGATAAACTCGTCGAAAACCACTTCACCTCGTTGCCCGTGCGAACCGCCCCTGAACACAAGTCCGTCTCCCACTCTTTCGACTACGCAGACCTCAACGCCtacctgctgctggtcatGGGCTACGTGGACGCCGCAGACACCACTCCCGAGGCACTGGAAAACGTCAAGAAGGCGCGATCGGGCCAGCCCGTGCCGGTCAACTTTGTGGCTGGCCTGGGAGCCAAGGATCCCTTCATCTGTGTGCCTAGAGACTCCACTCTGGCCACTGCCGTAGAGATTCTCGGCTCTGGCGTCCACAGATTTGCCGTCACTGAGGGCCCCGCCTCCGACGCTGTCATTGGCATTCTGTCCCAGCGACGAACCGTGCGATACATCTGGGAGAACGGCCGGTTGTTCAAGACGCTGGAGCCCCTCTTCCAGACGCCCCTCACAGACCTGGGTCTTGCCCAGCCCAACCCCAATGTGCTCACCATTGGAGGCGATGAGTACGTTATTGCGGCGCTGCGAAAGATGAACGCCCAGAATGTGTCTTCTCTCGCCGTCGTCGacgcctccaacaaccTGTTGGGTAACATCAGTGTGGTGGACGTGCGGCTTGTGTCCAAGAGCTCGCAGTCACATCTGCTCAAAGCCACCTGCGCGCACTTCCTGTCAGTCATTCTCAATGCCCGGGGCCTGGAGGACGGCAAGGACTCCTTCCCCGTgttccacgtgaccccgCAGACGTCATACGGCCGAACCATCGCCAAAATGGTCGCCACCAACGCCCACAGACTGTGGGTCGTGCAGCCCGATGTGCCCTCTCCACAGCCGTCGACCCCCTCTGGTCAGCCGGCCTCCAAGACCCACGGTCCCTCTCACCACGCTGCTCACAACGGTAAGCTGATTGGAGTGGTGTCGCTGACCGACATTCTCAATGTGCTGGGTCGACATGCTGGCAACTCGGACCTGGACCCCCATTTTGCCCGTCGAAACCGACGACggtcttcctcctcgtccgTGCGATCGCGATCTTCCTACGAGCAGTTCCGACGGTCCATTTCCATTGATCGGGGTCAGAGATAG
- a CDS encoding uncharacterized protein (Compare to YALI0E17347g, similar to Saccharomyces cerevisiae SUR2 (YDR297W); ancestral locus Anc_5.314, some similarities with uniprot|P38992 Saccharomyces cerevisiae YDR297w SUR2 required for the hydroxylation of C-4 of the sphingoid moiety of ceramide), translating into MYNGTFNLGPITLTAPNVSSIPPPIYKHSIPPLVSWISDENLALLLPIICYWTSGIMFHIIDQYELLEQYRIHTPEEVTKRNKCTFAEVVRDVIKQHMLQTALGLLLNYFEEPNTTGHEAHDIWTWQVRFGGQTSPAKAWLAAFAYTYLLPFVKISFAFFILDSWQYFLHRAMHQSKWLYKKFHSRHHRLYVPYAIGALYNTALEGVLMDSCGAGLAYMVSGLTTREAIWFFCFSTLKTVDDHCGYCIPWDPFQILFPNNAVYHDIHHQSFGIKTNFSQPFFTFWDRILNTEYHGTRGYVQKQKEITAQKYKEWVESRSGSSSEDENKAKATEVAGKSTGASTSEQVVSSRLE; encoded by the coding sequence ATGTACAACGGCACCTTCAATCTCGGCCCAATAACGCTGACGGCCCCCAACGTGTCGTCGATACCGCCTCCTATCTACAAACACTCCATTCCACCACTCGTGTCATGGATCTCGGACGAGAATCTCgcgctgctgctgcccaTCATCTGCTACTGGACGTCGGGCATCATGTTCCACATCATCGACCAGTACGAGCTGCTCGAACAGTACCGGATCCACACTCCTGAGGAGGTGACCAAGCGCAACAAGTGCACGTTTGCGGAGGTTGTTCGAGACGTTATCAAGCAACACATGCTCCAGACGGCTCTGGGCCTGCTACTCAACTACTTTGAGGAGCCCAACACGACTGGCCATGAAGCTCACGACATTTGGACGTGGCAGGTTCGGTTTGGAGGACAGACGAGCCCCGCAAAGGCGTGGCTCGCGGCGTTCGCCTACACCTATCTGCTGCCCTTTGTCAAAATCTCCTTTGCCTTCTTCATTCTCGACTCGTGGCAGTACTTTCTGCATCGGGCCATGCACCAGAGCAAATGGTTATACAAAAAGTTCCACTCCAGACACCACAGACTCTATGTGCCCTACGCCATTGGAGCGCTGTACAACACTGCTCTGGAGGGCGTGCTGATGGACTCGTGTGGAGCCGGCCTGGCATACATGGTTTCGGGCCTGACTACCCGAGAAGCCATCtggttcttctgcttctccacGCTCAAGACTGTCGATGACCACTGCGGCTACTGCATTCCCTGGGACCCGTTCCAGATCTTGTTCCCCAACAATGCCGTGTACCACGACATTCACCATCAGAGCTTTGGCATCAAGACCAACTTTTCGCAGCCCTTCTTCACCTTCTGGGACCGCATTCTCAACACGGAGTACCACGGCACCCGGGGCTACgtgcagaagcagaaggagatcaCGGCCcaaaagtacaaggagTGGGTTGAGTCTCGAAGCGGCTCTTCGTCCGAGGATGAgaacaaggccaaggccaccgAGGTGGCTGGCAAGTCGACTGGAGCTTCTACTTCCGAGCAGGTGGTTTCTTCTCGACTTGAGTAG
- a CDS encoding mitochondrial 54S ribosomal protein mL67 (Compare to YALI0E17369g, similar to Saccharomyces cerevisiae MHR1 (YDR296W); ancestral locus Anc_5.313, similar to uniprot|Q06630 Saccharomyces cerevisiae YDR296w MHR1 a direct transcriptional repressor) — protein MAQYTKAMGTVRKYTPATLKRDGKPAFVYVYRHLQTGQVAYTQVPGVTEHHLNRQFKDPNWENKRPTMRQDLWRPMAVADFGDHQAACDAYDGLVYLRYKRTHDGKKDIKGWRKTNAAGNVWQDGQYRPVYTQEALADLSTVTEAVKVPVTIHWEDLWRRGAAESWPENADHSVLKRWDAIYPQSLEKRLAKEAKVPGETTAEQ, from the coding sequence atgGCACAGTACACAAAAGCCATGGGCACCGTACGAAAGTACACGCCCGCCACTCTCAAGCGAGACGGTAAGCCCGCGTTTGTGTACGTCTACCGACACCTCCAGACGGGACAGGTGGCCTACACCCAGGTCCCCGGCGTGACGGAGCACCATCTCAACCGACAGTTCAAGGACCCCAACTGGGAGAACAAGCGGCCCACCATGCGACAGGATCTGTGGCGGCCCATGGCCGTTGCCGATTTCGGCGACCACCAGGCTGCTTGTGATGCCTACGACGGCCTCGTGTACCTGCGATACAAGCGAACCCACGAcggcaagaaggacatCAAGGGGTGGAGAAAGACCAACGCCGCCGGAAACGTGTGGCAGGACGGCCAGTACCGGCCCGTTTACACACAGGAGGCGCTGGCAGACCTGTCGACCGTCACCGAGGCCGTCAAGGTGCCCGTGACCATCCACTGGGAGGACCTGTGGAGACGAGGAGCCGCTGAGTCCTGGCCTGAGAATGCTGACCATAGCGTTCTCAAGCGATGGGACGCCATCTACCCCCAGTCTCTGGAAAAGCGACTTGCCAAGGAAGCCAAGGTGCCTGGTGAGACGACTGCTGAGCAGTAA
- a CDS encoding uncharacterized protein (Compare to YALI0E17391g, weakly similar to wi|NCU00101.1 Neurospora crassa NCU00101.1 hypothetical protein, similar to Saccharomyces cerevisiae PBN1 (YCL052C); ancestral locus Anc_1.14) — MRRRATILADLQQHGDKISFKPGDNNKSKLTVSVNAPRQDRFSAPVSNADLDVLNHVADVSVAWGRPSAAQQPVLFAAAYEPGLHVTVVKKQASEPRKWGEEKPSEAAPELVHVAKFLEEQLGLPVDPKAFIESRSDYTYYDPLVGPEAFGHFVDKHSACSDESEEFVNDLDTFNYAQSASFHIDHDKKELVAEVTIPDLEHYFNQKKQHISRACKNDRLEVGIFDLNNLATSYAFRGVAELKGLLHDSTKEKPQETFLVIEPRHNIGAGSVSVDFERPVGLHPKSELKLRHIAIPTDHNDENDGVKHCRLFAKYSAPSSIFFDKYQLADLERTTSEHPNGQGRLLALWGEADLEEPRYHTEGWGSEALVEIFPITDAPEGTPFNLNFTLPLHLRYEEPKEGETYEPNEAPWPLVFWVCAETDEQLANFKQSPFDVTHNSYMRLFPEGVSYHHIGPREANGRGFPLLSTSWGTPVADIDRFAAVRDYTSIMMVAGFLMVTIAILRKVFRGKAMSEELKEKKEQ; from the coding sequence ATGCGACGACGAGCTACTATTCTGGCTGATCTTCAGCAGCATGGAGACAAGATCTCCTTCAAGCCCGgcgacaacaacaagtcCAAGCTGACCGTGTCCGTCAACGCCCCTCGACAGGACCGCTTCTCGGCGCCCGTTTCTAACGCCGATCTCGACGTGTTGAACCACGTGGCCGATGTTTCAGTGGCATGGGGACGACCCAGTGCTGCCCAGCAGCCCGTGCTGTTTGCAGCTGCTTACGAGCCCGGTCTGCACGTGACCGtggtcaagaagcaggCGTCGGAGCCCCGCAAATGGGGCGAGGAGAAGCCCTCTGAGGCTGCTCCTGAGCTGGTGCACGTGGCCAAGttcctggaggagcagcttgGTCTGCCTGTGGATCCCAAGGCCTTCATCGAGTCGCGATCCGACTACACCTACTACGACCCTCTTGTCGGTCCCGAGGCATTTGGCCACTTTGTGGACAAGCACTCTGCCTGTTCCGATGAGTCCGAGGAGTTTGTGAATGACCTGGACACTTTCAACTACGCCCAGAGTGCGTCTTTCCACATTGATcacgacaagaaggagctggtggCAGAGGTGACCATCCCCGATCTCGAGCACTACTtcaaccagaagaagcagcacATTTCGCGGGCGTGCAAGAACGACCGTCTGGAGGTCGGGATCTTCGATCTCAACAACCTGGCCACTTCCTACGCCTTTCGAGGAGttgccgagctcaagggccTGCTCCATGACTCTaccaaggagaagccccAAGAGACCTTCCTAGTGATCGAGCCTCGACACAACATCGGTGCTGgatctgtgtctgtggacTTTGAGCGTCCTGTTGGTCTGCATCCCAAGTCGGAGCTCAAGCTGAGACACATTGCCATTCCTACCGATCACAATGACGAGAACGATGGAGTCAAACACTGCAGACTGTTTGCCAAGTACTCCGCCCCCTCTTCTATCTTCTTTGACAAGTATCAGCTTGCGGACCTCGAGAGAACCACCTCTGAACACCCCAACGGTCAAGGACGTCTTCTTGCGCTGTGGGGAGAAGCCGATCTTGAAGAACCCCGTTACCACACCGAGGGCTGGGGCTCCGAAGCTTTGGTTGAGATCTTCCCCATCACTGATGCTCCCGAGGGAACCCCCTTCAACCTCAACTTCACTCTTCCTCTGCATCTGCGGTAcgaggagcccaaggagggaGAGACATACGAGCCCAACGAGGCCCCCTGGCCCCTGGTGTTTTGGGTTTGTGCAGAGACCGATGAGCAGTTGGCCAACTTCAAGCAATCGCCCTTTGACGTGACCCACAACTCGTATATGCGTCTGTTCCCCGAGGGAGTGTCTTACCACCATATTGGACCTCGAGAGGCCAATGGACGAGGATTCCCTCTTCTGTCCACGTCTTGGGGAACTCCCGTGGCTGACATTGATCGGTTTGCCGCCGTCAGAGACTACACTTCTATCATGATGGTAGCTGGTTTCCTTATGGTCACCATTGCTATTCTGCGAAAGGTGTTCCGAGGTAAGGCTATGAGTGAGGagttgaaggagaagaaggagcagtaG